Proteins encoded together in one Citromicrobium bathyomarinum window:
- a CDS encoding LL-diaminopimelate aminotransferase: MSDEQFYRMRRLPPYVIAEVNAMRHAARAAGRDIIDLGMGNPDHPPPQHVIDKLCEVAGKASAHGYSQSRGIPGLRKAQANYYARRFGVELDPEREVVVTMGSKEGLSSMATAIVAPGDVVLAPSPSYPIHTYGFIIAGATIRSVPTTPNEEYWDALDQAMAYTSPRPSVLVVNYPSNPTAETVDLAFYERLVKWARENEVWVLSDLAYSELYYDGKPTRSILEVPGAKEVAVEFTSMSKTYSMAGWRMGFAVGNPTLIAALTRVKSYLDYGAFTPIQAAACAALNGPQDIVEENRLRYQRRRDVMVESFTRAGWEIPSPPASMFAWAPLPPGFEHMGSLDFSKQLLEQAGVAVAAGIGYGEEGEGYVRIAMVENEQRIRQAARNIKRFLQRSNA; the protein is encoded by the coding sequence TTGAGCGACGAGCAATTTTACCGGATGCGGCGCCTGCCGCCCTACGTGATCGCCGAGGTCAACGCGATGCGCCATGCGGCGCGCGCGGCGGGCCGCGACATCATCGACCTGGGCATGGGCAATCCCGATCATCCCCCGCCGCAGCATGTGATCGACAAGTTGTGTGAGGTCGCAGGCAAGGCATCCGCGCATGGATACAGCCAGTCACGCGGCATTCCCGGGCTGCGCAAGGCGCAGGCGAACTACTACGCACGGCGATTCGGGGTCGAGCTCGACCCCGAGCGCGAGGTGGTGGTGACGATGGGCTCGAAGGAAGGCCTCTCGTCGATGGCGACCGCGATCGTCGCACCGGGCGATGTGGTGCTGGCGCCGAGCCCGTCCTACCCGATCCACACCTATGGCTTCATCATCGCGGGTGCGACGATCCGCTCGGTTCCGACCACGCCGAACGAGGAATATTGGGACGCGCTCGATCAGGCGATGGCCTACACCTCGCCCCGGCCGAGCGTGCTGGTGGTCAATTACCCCAGTAACCCGACCGCCGAGACGGTCGATCTGGCGTTCTACGAGCGGCTGGTGAAGTGGGCGCGGGAGAACGAGGTTTGGGTCCTGTCCGACCTCGCCTATTCCGAGCTCTATTACGACGGCAAGCCCACCCGCTCGATCCTCGAAGTGCCCGGCGCGAAGGAGGTCGCGGTCGAGTTCACCTCGATGTCCAAGACCTATTCGATGGCCGGGTGGCGGATGGGTTTCGCGGTCGGCAACCCGACGCTGATCGCGGCGCTGACGCGGGTGAAATCCTATCTCGACTACGGCGCGTTCACACCGATCCAGGCGGCGGCCTGCGCCGCGCTCAACGGCCCGCAGGACATCGTCGAGGAAAACCGCCTGCGCTACCAGCGGCGGCGCGACGTCATGGTCGAGAGCTTCACCCGCGCCGGGTGGGAGATACCCTCTCCGCCCGCGAGCATGTTCGCGTGGGCTCCGCTGCCGCCGGGCTTCGAGCATATGGGCAGCCTCGACTTCTCCAAGCAGCTCCTGGAACAGGCCGGCGTCGCGGTTGCAGCAGGCATCGGCTACGGCGAGGAGGGCGAGGGCTACGTCCGTATCGCGATGGTCGAGAACGAGCAGCGCATCCGGCAGGCCGCGCGCAATATCAAGCGCTTCCTGCAGCGATCGAACGCCTAG